One window from the genome of Rhodopseudomonas sp. P2A-2r encodes:
- a CDS encoding NAD(P)H-quinone oxidoreductase, protein MQAVRITQPGGPEVLVFAHEPLPEVRAGEVLVRVVAAGVNRPDIQQRRGLYPAPPGASEIPGLDIAGVVVAVAEGVTWPRVGDAVCALVTGGGYAQYCNVPAVQCMPLPRGYDFVKAAALPEVLFTSWNNIILLGRLAEGESILVQGGTSGVGMATIQIARLLRRARVFATAGSEQKRQICRDLGADIALDYRDDWVKPLLEATGNNGVDVILDAQAGPYTDRELQLLAFDGRLVLIASHLGERADINVRQIVRRRLTLTGSTIRPRPPEYKARIAEALVQQVWPLLESGRMRLDVFATFSLAEVAQSHALLDANEQIGKVVLIVDPQLAHLVPPSQAA, encoded by the coding sequence ATGCAGGCCGTCAGGATCACGCAACCTGGCGGCCCCGAAGTTCTAGTATTTGCTCATGAGCCGCTGCCCGAGGTGCGGGCCGGCGAAGTGCTGGTCCGTGTCGTCGCGGCCGGCGTCAACCGGCCGGATATCCAGCAACGCCGCGGCCTCTATCCGGCGCCGCCTGGCGCCTCGGAGATTCCCGGCCTCGACATCGCCGGCGTGGTCGTCGCTGTGGCCGAGGGCGTGACCTGGCCGCGCGTCGGCGACGCCGTGTGCGCGCTGGTCACCGGCGGCGGCTACGCGCAATACTGCAACGTGCCGGCGGTGCAATGCATGCCGTTGCCCAGGGGCTACGATTTCGTCAAGGCGGCGGCGCTTCCCGAAGTGCTGTTTACCAGCTGGAACAATATCATCCTGCTCGGGCGGCTGGCAGAGGGTGAAAGCATTCTGGTGCAGGGCGGCACCAGCGGCGTCGGTATGGCGACCATCCAGATCGCCCGGTTGCTGCGCCGGGCGCGGGTGTTCGCCACCGCAGGGTCCGAGCAGAAGCGCCAGATCTGCCGCGACCTCGGCGCCGACATCGCGCTCGATTATCGCGACGACTGGGTCAAGCCGCTGCTGGAAGCGACCGGAAACAACGGCGTCGATGTCATTCTCGATGCCCAGGCCGGCCCCTATACGGATCGCGAGTTGCAACTGCTGGCCTTCGATGGCCGCCTTGTCCTGATCGCCAGCCATCTCGGCGAGCGCGCCGATATCAACGTGCGCCAGATCGTGCGGCGCAGGCTGACGCTCACCGGATCCACCATCCGTCCGCGTCCGCCCGAATATAAAGCGCGCATCGCCGAGGCGTTGGTGCAGCAGGTCTGGCCATTGCTGGAGAGCGGCCGGATGCGGCTGGATGTATTCGCGACATTCTCGCTGGCGGAGGTGGCACAGTCGCATGCCCTGCTGGACGCCAATGAGCAGATCGGCAAGGTCGTGCTGATCGTCGATCCGCAACTGGCCCATCTGGTGCCTCCATCGCAGGCCGCGTAG
- a CDS encoding 3-keto-5-aminohexanoate cleavage protein, with protein sequence MQSRVVITCAVTGNQTTPEMTPHLPITPAQIAEACLGAAAAGAAIVHIHVRDPETGRPSMEIDYYRDVVDRIRAGNKEVILNLTTGPGGRFVPDAEDPKVAGPGTTLMRPEDRVAHVALLKPDICTLDLNTMNSGGQVVINTPANVRRMAAVIRQAGVKPEIELFDSGDIALCRDLIADGTLQGPILSSIVMGVKYGFQPSPETVLYARSQLPPGTVWTAFGTGRSAFPMVVQSYLAGGHVRVGLEDGIYLSKGVLAETNAAMVEKARGIVESLGGQIATAREAREMLALPM encoded by the coding sequence ATGCAATCACGTGTCGTCATCACTTGTGCCGTGACGGGTAACCAGACCACGCCGGAGATGACTCCGCATCTGCCGATCACGCCGGCGCAGATCGCCGAAGCCTGTCTCGGCGCGGCTGCGGCAGGTGCGGCCATCGTGCATATCCATGTTCGCGATCCCGAGACCGGCCGTCCCTCCATGGAGATCGACTACTACCGTGACGTGGTGGATCGCATCCGCGCCGGGAACAAGGAGGTTATCCTCAACCTGACCACCGGGCCGGGCGGCCGTTTCGTTCCCGATGCGGAGGATCCGAAGGTTGCCGGTCCCGGCACCACGCTGATGCGGCCGGAAGATCGGGTGGCGCATGTTGCACTGCTCAAGCCGGACATCTGCACGCTCGACCTCAACACCATGAATTCCGGCGGGCAGGTGGTGATCAACACGCCGGCAAATGTTCGCCGCATGGCGGCGGTGATCCGCCAGGCCGGCGTGAAGCCGGAGATCGAACTGTTCGACTCCGGCGACATCGCCCTCTGCCGCGATCTCATCGCCGACGGCACGCTGCAGGGCCCGATCCTCAGCTCGATCGTGATGGGCGTGAAGTACGGTTTCCAGCCATCGCCGGAGACGGTGCTGTATGCACGCAGCCAGCTTCCGCCCGGCACGGTGTGGACTGCCTTCGGCACCGGACGCAGCGCCTTTCCGATGGTGGTGCAATCCTATCTCGCAGGCGGCCATGTCCGTGTCGGGCTCGAGGATGGCATCTATCTCAGCAAGGGCGTTCTCGCCGAGACCAACGCCGCCATGGTTGAGAAGGCGCGCGGCATCGTCGAATCCCTTGGCGGACAGATAGCGACGGCGCGGGAGGCCCGCGAGATGCTGGCGCTGCCCATGTGA
- a CDS encoding Bug family tripartite tricarboxylate transporter substrate binding protein yields the protein MRLLSLGLVGLVLAFAPCHEAAAQKWPDHPVTLIVPFPAGSAVDTLARAVANNLGENLGKQFIVDNRAGAGGGIGGAAVAKASPDGYTLLFGTPAPIALNKLMYKSLAYDPERDFMPVILVAKSPLIVATKLDFPAKTFAELIAYAKANPDKVNVGHPGNGTLGHITSELIQQFTGVKMTNVPYRGTAPLTTDLLGGVVDVVMDFMPTYVQLVETGKIKALAVTTSDRAAQLPNVPTVQESGFKGFEASAWYAMVAPTGTPKEIVSTLNELVNAFLKSEKGKALLAQNALQPVGGTPEDLKAFIASELAKWKPVIEAAKITM from the coding sequence ATGCGTCTCTTGTCTCTCGGCCTTGTCGGCCTGGTCCTCGCTTTCGCGCCCTGTCACGAGGCCGCGGCGCAAAAATGGCCGGATCATCCGGTCACCCTGATCGTGCCGTTTCCGGCAGGGTCCGCCGTCGATACGCTCGCGCGGGCGGTCGCCAACAATCTCGGCGAAAACCTCGGCAAGCAGTTCATCGTCGACAACCGCGCAGGGGCGGGCGGCGGCATCGGTGGCGCCGCCGTCGCAAAGGCGAGCCCGGACGGCTACACGCTGCTGTTCGGGACGCCTGCGCCGATCGCGCTCAACAAGCTGATGTACAAGAGCCTCGCTTACGATCCCGAGCGGGATTTCATGCCGGTGATCCTCGTTGCCAAGTCGCCGCTGATCGTCGCGACCAAGCTCGATTTCCCGGCGAAAACCTTCGCGGAACTGATCGCTTACGCCAAGGCGAACCCGGACAAGGTCAATGTCGGCCATCCCGGCAACGGCACGCTCGGGCACATCACCTCGGAACTGATCCAGCAGTTCACCGGCGTGAAGATGACCAACGTGCCGTATCGCGGAACGGCGCCGCTGACCACCGACCTGCTCGGTGGCGTTGTCGATGTCGTGATGGATTTCATGCCGACCTATGTGCAGCTGGTCGAGACGGGCAAGATCAAAGCGCTCGCCGTGACCACCAGCGATCGCGCGGCACAATTGCCCAACGTTCCAACGGTGCAGGAATCCGGCTTCAAGGGTTTTGAGGCCTCCGCATGGTACGCGATGGTCGCGCCGACAGGCACGCCGAAGGAGATCGTCAGCACCTTGAACGAATTGGTGAACGCCTTCCTGAAGAGCGAGAAGGGCAAGGCGCTGCTCGCGCAGAATGCGCTGCAGCCGGTCGGTGGCACGCCGGAGGATCTCAAGGCATTCATCGCCAGCGAGCTCGCCAAGTGGAAGCCGGTGATCGAGGCCGCCAAGATCACGATGTAA
- a CDS encoding methyltransferase domain-containing protein translates to MKFRLPRDFDPAAYLTLNPDVKRSGKSAKIHYLRHGHAEGRAFRYTSEHRGVSEAARARKMDRLAPFLRTDMPFERLGLKLDFLSDELRQQTRIAETDNISANGYDGTVNALIEKHSAGLILDCGAGKRPIYHENVVNYEIVDYDSTDVIGVGEALPFADASFDAVISVAVLEHVRDPFKCAKEIIRVLKPGGDLYCCIPFLQPLHGYPHHYFNATPQGIRSLFEEALGSIEVSVPLSTHPIWSLSWILRTWRNNLPLVARMSFDRMKVSDLLANPTNYLNKPFCTGLSQAAQLEIASATVLTGIKTAK, encoded by the coding sequence ATGAAGTTCAGACTCCCGCGAGACTTTGACCCGGCGGCCTACCTCACCTTGAACCCCGACGTTAAAAGGTCTGGCAAGAGCGCTAAAATTCATTACCTGCGCCACGGGCACGCCGAAGGCCGCGCGTTCCGCTACACTTCTGAGCATCGCGGCGTCTCTGAAGCCGCCCGCGCTCGAAAGATGGATCGGCTGGCGCCGTTTCTACGTACAGATATGCCGTTTGAGAGGCTTGGGCTGAAGCTCGACTTTTTGAGCGATGAGCTGCGGCAGCAAACTCGCATTGCGGAAACCGACAATATTTCAGCGAACGGCTACGATGGCACGGTAAACGCGCTGATCGAGAAACACAGCGCCGGCCTCATCCTCGATTGTGGCGCCGGCAAGCGTCCGATCTATCACGAAAACGTGGTTAACTACGAGATCGTTGACTATGACAGCACGGACGTGATCGGCGTTGGCGAAGCCCTTCCCTTCGCCGATGCGTCATTTGATGCTGTGATATCGGTCGCGGTGCTCGAGCACGTCCGCGACCCATTCAAATGCGCCAAGGAAATCATTAGAGTCCTCAAGCCCGGGGGCGATCTATACTGCTGCATTCCATTCCTGCAGCCGCTCCACGGCTACCCGCACCACTATTTTAACGCCACGCCGCAAGGGATTCGGTCCCTGTTTGAAGAGGCGTTGGGGAGCATCGAAGTCAGCGTGCCGCTCTCAACTCACCCGATTTGGTCGTTATCGTGGATACTTCGGACATGGCGCAACAACCTTCCGCTAGTCGCCCGCATGAGCTTTGATCGGATGAAGGTGTCAGATCTCCTTGCAAACCCAACGAACTACCTCAATAAGCCGTTCTGCACGGGACTGTCTCAAGCGGCCCAGCTTGAGATAGCCAGCGCGACGGTATTAACCGGCATCAAAACTGCTAAATAA
- a CDS encoding DUF6282 family protein has protein sequence MADSSVSYPDTVPLPPLSRPQEVADLLVGAIDLHCHSGPAAMPRILDHHEELLDAAEARFRAVLYKDHFYPGMAHAIILEKLFPELGVRLFSGVALNNASGGINPHAVNHAINLGGKIVWMPTLSAANHINVQNSGAAKNFPKTSKKSLDPIPLTALDANGKLTDDTKKVIDLIAEADIILAGGHLHVSEQHVLFEEAVRRGVKKMLVNHPTYVVGFADSDIQQLTGIGVTMEHSICMFIDGKSKKFSADDLAHLIEVAGVDKTILSSDLGLLASMRPVDGFRAITQMLLDLQMPEATIRQLIGGNAAAFLNLPPAQAAGQNAA, from the coding sequence ATGGCTGACAGTTCCGTTTCCTATCCCGACACTGTGCCGCTGCCGCCACTGTCGCGGCCGCAGGAGGTCGCCGATCTCCTGGTCGGCGCCATCGACCTGCATTGCCACAGCGGCCCGGCGGCGATGCCGCGCATCCTCGATCACCATGAAGAACTGCTCGACGCCGCCGAAGCGCGGTTTCGCGCTGTGCTCTACAAGGACCACTTCTATCCCGGCATGGCCCACGCCATCATTCTGGAAAAGCTGTTCCCCGAACTCGGCGTGAGGCTGTTTTCCGGCGTGGCGCTGAACAATGCGTCGGGCGGCATCAACCCGCACGCCGTCAACCATGCCATCAACCTGGGCGGCAAGATCGTCTGGATGCCGACGCTGTCGGCCGCCAACCATATCAACGTGCAGAACAGCGGCGCCGCCAAGAATTTTCCCAAGACGTCGAAGAAATCGCTCGATCCCATCCCGCTGACGGCGCTGGATGCCAACGGCAAGCTGACCGACGACACCAAGAAGGTGATCGATCTGATCGCCGAGGCCGACATCATTCTCGCCGGCGGTCACCTGCATGTCAGCGAACAGCACGTGCTGTTCGAAGAGGCGGTCCGCCGCGGCGTCAAGAAGATGCTGGTCAACCATCCCACCTATGTGGTCGGCTTCGCCGACTCCGACATCCAGCAGTTGACCGGCATCGGCGTCACCATGGAACATTCGATCTGCATGTTCATCGACGGCAAGTCGAAGAAGTTCAGCGCCGACGATCTCGCGCATCTCATCGAAGTGGCCGGAGTCGACAAGACCATCCTGTCGTCCGACCTCGGCCTGCTGGCGTCGATGCGGCCGGTGGACGGCTTCCGCGCCATCACCCAGATGCTGCTCGACCTGCAGATGCCGGAAGCGACCATCCGGCAACTGATCGGCGGCAACGCCGCGGCGTTCCTGAACCTGCCGCCGGCCCAGGCGGCCGGGCAGAACGCGGCCTGA
- a CDS encoding glycoside hydrolase family protein, with protein sequence MTARKTVLTVASAAALAIAVPAVKQYEGYTPVVKPDRLANGLPTGGYGETVGVKLGETHDEKFWADRLQRRLRDEYDRQIGECIKVELPDGVRAYAISTAYNAGSAAVCGSPMVRKWNAGDVVGGCEAIKGWRTGSHPQGPRGPLVIQRGLVNRRNDEIGEVLGLRARAEGCSQSRAPARRRSDAETALVSLDFQMIQSAIESAWHFVFGWPSIAVAIGIAATAAAVFSENIIVKFAIPDLRKWAICVAVVAFSFTAIAGKYYNDGLSEKQRQWDEALVREVGNGAKILEGARSAGRNDTPDSLRNDSWNRDNWTKPVVR encoded by the coding sequence ATGACCGCACGCAAAACGGTTCTCACGGTCGCCTCGGCCGCCGCACTCGCAATCGCAGTCCCCGCCGTAAAGCAGTATGAGGGTTACACGCCTGTCGTGAAGCCGGATCGGCTTGCCAATGGTCTGCCGACCGGCGGGTATGGCGAGACTGTCGGCGTCAAGCTCGGTGAAACCCACGATGAGAAGTTCTGGGCGGATCGGCTGCAGCGTCGTCTTCGCGATGAGTACGATCGTCAGATTGGCGAGTGTATAAAAGTCGAGTTGCCGGACGGCGTTCGCGCCTATGCAATTTCGACGGCCTACAACGCCGGTTCTGCTGCGGTCTGCGGCTCGCCGATGGTGCGCAAGTGGAACGCTGGCGACGTTGTTGGCGGTTGCGAGGCGATCAAGGGATGGCGGACCGGATCACATCCACAGGGACCGCGCGGGCCGCTGGTGATCCAGCGCGGTTTGGTCAATCGACGCAATGACGAGATCGGCGAAGTGCTTGGACTACGCGCGCGGGCAGAGGGTTGCTCCCAAAGTCGAGCGCCAGCTCGCCGCAGAAGCGACGCAGAAACCGCGCTGGTATCGCTGGATTTTCAAATGATCCAGTCAGCCATTGAATCTGCCTGGCACTTCGTTTTCGGCTGGCCGTCTATCGCCGTCGCAATCGGCATTGCTGCAACGGCCGCGGCCGTCTTCAGCGAAAACATCATCGTAAAATTCGCGATTCCGGATCTCCGAAAATGGGCCATTTGCGTTGCGGTGGTCGCCTTCTCCTTCACCGCAATTGCAGGGAAATATTACAATGACGGGCTCTCAGAAAAGCAGCGCCAGTGGGACGAGGCCTTGGTGCGTGAGGTCGGAAACGGGGCGAAGATCCTTGAGGGCGCTCGCAGCGCTGGCCGCAATGACACTCCTGACAGCCTGCGAAACGACTCGTGGAACCGTGACAACTGGACCAAGCCGGTTGTCCGCTGA
- a CDS encoding class I SAM-dependent methyltransferase, whose amino-acid sequence MSYFDVLDKAHLIERARSVGYPVVSPVEIDFVSPIGDLSAVTGTFDVIASSHCIEHQPDLVSHLQKVEQLLNPGGRYLLTIPDKRYCFDHFLQESSASQALAAFHERRKVHTLENVIEHRAMTTHNDALRHWRGDHGEQRIDPHNLAIALSEFDASNGEYIDVHAWQFTPGSFGKLISDLNGLGVCGLRVEAVHETPFGSLEFCAALTKFS is encoded by the coding sequence GTGAGCTATTTCGACGTCCTCGATAAAGCTCATCTTATCGAGAGGGCGAGGAGCGTAGGATATCCTGTCGTATCTCCGGTTGAGATCGATTTCGTTTCACCCATCGGCGATCTTTCAGCGGTGACCGGAACATTCGATGTGATAGCCAGCAGCCATTGCATCGAGCATCAGCCAGATCTCGTTTCTCACCTTCAGAAGGTGGAGCAGCTATTGAATCCCGGTGGGCGATATCTGCTCACCATTCCTGACAAACGATATTGTTTCGATCATTTCTTGCAGGAATCGTCGGCGAGCCAAGCGCTCGCCGCGTTCCACGAACGACGCAAGGTTCACACCCTCGAAAACGTCATCGAGCACCGGGCGATGACGACGCACAACGACGCTCTTCGTCATTGGCGCGGAGACCACGGCGAGCAGCGCATTGATCCTCATAATCTCGCCATCGCTCTGAGCGAGTTCGACGCATCGAACGGTGAATATATTGACGTTCATGCGTGGCAGTTCACGCCAGGAAGCTTCGGGAAGCTGATCTCCGATCTAAACGGCCTCGGCGTATGCGGATTGCGTGTCGAGGCGGTGCACGAAACTCCATTCGGCTCTCTCGAATTTTGCGCGGCCCTGACAAAATTCAGCTGA
- a CDS encoding Ldh family oxidoreductase, producing the protein MTDQISIPVTRAEAFLAGLFERAGLPPAASVEMGRALVDADVAGLPSHGLSQAEMYIRRLLLGSVSAEVEPVVVESREATAVLDARGMFGHLAGDRAMKIAIERSKTFGVGVVAVRNSFHFGAAARYTQQASDSNCVGMAMCNTKPMMPAPDGLEKLVGNNPLSIALPVSDGPDFVLDMAMSEAALGKIRVYEREGKPLPPTWAVDRDGDPTTDAKAAIDGMLLPSGGAKGFGLAMAINLMTSLLAQGPGGDDVAPLYGDLSRPFLCSLLFLAIDIGHFRPEQAFRDAASAELARVRGSKARNGALRTPGERSWTRRHSGNQTIQIPKALADGLNRLADEIGGVARLG; encoded by the coding sequence ATGACTGACCAGATCTCCATTCCGGTGACGCGGGCTGAGGCGTTCCTGGCCGGCCTGTTCGAGCGCGCGGGGCTACCGCCGGCCGCATCGGTGGAGATGGGGCGCGCGCTGGTCGATGCCGATGTCGCCGGTCTGCCGTCGCACGGACTGTCGCAGGCGGAGATGTATATCCGGCGGCTGCTGCTCGGCAGCGTGTCGGCTGAGGTCGAGCCTGTTGTGGTCGAGAGCCGTGAGGCGACCGCGGTGCTCGACGCGCGCGGCATGTTCGGCCATCTCGCTGGCGACCGGGCCATGAAGATCGCTATCGAGCGCAGCAAGACGTTCGGCGTCGGCGTGGTGGCGGTCCGCAATAGTTTCCATTTCGGCGCGGCAGCCCGCTATACGCAACAGGCCAGCGACAGCAACTGCGTCGGCATGGCCATGTGCAATACCAAGCCGATGATGCCGGCGCCGGACGGCCTCGAGAAGCTGGTCGGCAACAATCCGTTGTCGATCGCGTTGCCGGTTTCCGACGGACCGGATTTCGTGCTCGACATGGCCATGAGCGAGGCGGCGCTCGGCAAGATCCGCGTCTATGAGCGGGAAGGGAAGCCACTTCCACCGACCTGGGCGGTGGACCGCGACGGCGACCCCACCACGGATGCAAAGGCTGCCATCGACGGCATGCTGCTGCCCTCCGGCGGCGCCAAGGGCTTCGGCCTTGCGATGGCGATCAATCTGATGACCAGCCTGCTGGCGCAGGGGCCGGGCGGCGACGACGTCGCGCCGCTGTACGGCGACCTGTCCAGGCCGTTCCTGTGTTCGCTGCTGTTCCTCGCTATCGATATCGGTCACTTCCGGCCGGAGCAGGCGTTTCGCGATGCGGCGTCGGCGGAGCTGGCGCGGGTGCGCGGCTCGAAAGCGCGGAACGGGGCCTTGCGCACGCCGGGCGAGCGCAGCTGGACCCGACGTCATAGCGGTAACCAGACGATCCAGATTCCCAAGGCTTTGGCCGATGGCTTGAACCGCCTGGCCGATGAGATCGGCGGAGTGGCGCGACTTGGCTAG
- a CDS encoding Gp49 family protein, producing MNSASEASIEAELKTKGLNVPRIDPAHIDGQIVGSSYYVFSGTTLTICVLTLRNGFHVTGESASASPENFDAAIGRRIAFDNARAKIWQLEGYVLRSKLAAA from the coding sequence ATGAACAGCGCAAGCGAAGCCTCGATCGAGGCCGAACTGAAGACCAAGGGCCTGAACGTTCCCCGCATCGACCCAGCCCACATCGACGGCCAGATTGTCGGATCGTCCTATTACGTGTTCTCCGGAACCACCCTGACCATCTGCGTCCTGACGCTGCGCAACGGCTTCCATGTGACGGGCGAAAGTGCTTCGGCGTCGCCCGAAAACTTCGATGCGGCCATTGGCCGGCGAATCGCATTCGATAACGCCCGTGCGAAGATCTGGCAGCTTGAGGGTTATGTGCTGCGGTCGAAGCTTGCGGCGGCCTAG
- a CDS encoding SDR family NAD(P)-dependent oxidoreductase, with protein sequence MVAGLQGTGHLAMRIAIDDPQSITAAATAVTEKYGRLDALVNCGGATTPVPANDLDGLTDAIFDRTVTINLRGPFAMVRAFRPLLEKGSSATIVNISSIAARTGMGSSLAYLAAKAGVDALTVALAKILGPQIRVFSISPAGVDTDFVAGRTREQLQKVADRMPLAHITTPDDVARAVVACIVHLTSSTGIVVPVDEGRHL encoded by the coding sequence GTGGTCGCCGGCCTGCAGGGCACCGGGCACCTCGCCATGCGCATCGCCATCGACGATCCGCAATCCATCACGGCAGCCGCGACAGCTGTGACGGAAAAATACGGGCGCCTCGATGCACTGGTCAATTGCGGAGGCGCGACTACGCCCGTGCCGGCCAACGATCTTGACGGGCTGACCGACGCGATCTTCGATCGCACCGTGACGATCAATCTGCGCGGACCATTCGCCATGGTCCGGGCTTTCCGTCCGTTGCTGGAAAAGGGCAGCAGCGCGACCATCGTCAACATCTCGTCGATCGCGGCGCGCACGGGGATGGGCAGCAGCCTGGCCTATCTGGCGGCGAAGGCCGGCGTCGACGCGCTGACGGTCGCGCTCGCCAAAATCCTCGGGCCGCAGATCCGCGTGTTCTCGATCTCGCCGGCCGGCGTGGACACCGATTTCGTCGCCGGGCGAACGCGTGAACAGCTGCAGAAGGTCGCCGACCGGATGCCGCTCGCCCACATCACCACGCCCGACGACGTCGCAAGGGCCGTCGTGGCGTGCATCGTCCACCTCACCAGTTCGACGGGAATTGTGGTGCCGGTGGACGAGGGCCGCCACCTTTAG
- a CDS encoding tail fiber protein, with the protein MNDSARGAMAALAAYRDDISGATVTAGTNVAYTVATFSGFDTLAHLDKQVVAFTPHTTNGAGPVVLNVDSTGSRPLRTSPGIELLQGTIIQGTPYLAVLNNTDGSYYLQGFYGSAYNVPLGGMLETTDSVVPNSSFVAPVGQAISRTTYATYFARVGTNFGAGDGATTFNVIDMRGCVGVVTDGGAGRMPGVGLNSAGGVAGASQALALSQIPNYAPPFSGNSVTPTGAVSSGVIYGGAIIGVPTGSGAFTSTNFGAINVNINPITPSGTVGSINGGQGQVAINTAMPYRGVNKILRII; encoded by the coding sequence GTGAACGACAGTGCCCGCGGCGCGATGGCTGCGCTTGCGGCGTACCGGGATGATATCTCGGGCGCGACCGTCACCGCCGGCACAAACGTGGCGTACACGGTCGCAACATTTTCCGGGTTCGACACGCTGGCGCACCTAGATAAGCAGGTGGTGGCATTTACGCCGCACACCACCAACGGCGCGGGGCCGGTGGTGCTTAACGTGGATTCGACTGGTTCAAGGCCGTTGCGCACGTCGCCAGGCATCGAGTTGTTGCAGGGAACCATCATCCAGGGGACGCCGTACCTGGCGGTACTCAACAACACGGACGGCTCTTATTACCTTCAAGGATTTTATGGGAGCGCCTACAACGTTCCGCTCGGCGGCATGCTTGAGACGACAGATTCGGTGGTCCCAAATAGCTCGTTTGTTGCGCCAGTCGGGCAGGCGATTTCGCGAACTACTTACGCCACTTATTTCGCGCGCGTCGGGACAAATTTCGGCGCCGGTGATGGCGCAACGACCTTCAACGTCATCGATATGCGCGGTTGCGTGGGGGTCGTCACCGATGGCGGAGCTGGGCGCATGCCAGGCGTTGGGTTGAATTCCGCAGGTGGCGTCGCGGGCGCTAGTCAAGCTCTGGCGCTTTCACAGATTCCGAACTATGCGCCGCCTTTTTCAGGAAATTCCGTAACTCCAACGGGGGCGGTATCTTCAGGGGTTATCTACGGTGGAGCTATTATCGGCGTCCCGACAGGGTCGGGGGCTTTTACGAGTACCAATTTCGGTGCGATCAACGTAAACATCAACCCGATTACGCCGTCTGGCACCGTTGGGTCGATCAATGGCGGCCAGGGCCAGGTAGCCATCAACACCGCCATGCCATATCGCGGCGTCAACAAAATCCTGCGGATTATTTAG
- a CDS encoding DNA-binding transcriptional regulator: MTPPRPLKVEAAARTLVLLEELNRHRVASILLLHRATGLPKSTIVRLMKSLCAMGYAVNDRRQGGYAVASRVKSLSNGFHGDPLVVEAARPWALAFTAQYHWPLAIGVLDVTSVMVRFSTIPDSPVSPFHGTINMHLSLLRRALGRAYLAFCPAEERSMLLDLLARSKEPEDGLIVDRKRTLSLLSSIRKQGFAERDPTVEPRSSGTIAVPILGNGKVLATVGMSYFISAIDRQDLIKRYVPLMQNLADSVAASAEALR, encoded by the coding sequence ATGACGCCCCCTCGCCCGCTGAAGGTTGAAGCCGCCGCCCGCACCCTGGTGCTGCTCGAGGAATTGAACCGGCATCGCGTGGCGTCGATCCTGTTGCTGCACCGCGCCACCGGCCTGCCGAAATCGACCATCGTGCGGCTGATGAAATCGCTGTGTGCCATGGGGTATGCGGTCAATGACCGACGCCAGGGCGGCTATGCTGTGGCCTCGCGCGTCAAGTCGCTCAGCAACGGCTTTCACGGCGATCCGCTGGTGGTGGAGGCGGCGCGGCCGTGGGCGCTGGCCTTCACGGCGCAATATCACTGGCCCCTGGCGATCGGCGTGCTCGACGTCACCTCGGTGATGGTACGTTTCAGCACCATCCCCGACAGCCCGGTGTCGCCGTTCCACGGCACCATCAACATGCATCTCAGCCTGCTGCGCCGCGCCCTGGGCCGCGCCTATCTGGCGTTCTGCCCTGCGGAAGAGCGCTCCATGCTGCTCGACCTGCTGGCGCGCTCGAAGGAGCCGGAAGACGGCCTGATCGTCGACCGCAAGCGAACCCTGTCCTTGCTCTCCTCGATCCGCAAACAGGGCTTTGCCGAACGCGATCCCACGGTGGAGCCGCGCTCGTCGGGCACCATCGCCGTGCCAATCCTCGGCAATGGAAAAGTGCTGGCGACGGTGGGCATGAGCTACTTCATCTCGGCGATCGACCGCCAGGACCTGATCAAGCGCTACGTGCCGTTGATGCAGAATCTTGCGGATAGTGTTGCTGCGAGTGCGGAAGCGTTGAGGTAG